A stretch of the Bacillus sp. B-jedd genome encodes the following:
- a CDS encoding chemotaxis protein CheW → MSIVKIVAFKLGEEEYGLEIEQVQGIERLLPITRVPNAPAYVKGVINLRGNVTPVIDLRSKLGLGQAKYTDYSRIIIAKYEEVEMGLIVDETSDVMDIQPDAIEAPSTLQFNRDFFGGVAKIDGRLITLLKLPEFMKDTLGDTIKS, encoded by the coding sequence ATGAGTATAGTAAAAATTGTCGCATTTAAACTCGGAGAAGAGGAGTACGGCCTCGAGATTGAACAGGTCCAGGGCATCGAACGGCTTCTACCGATAACAAGAGTCCCTAATGCCCCAGCCTATGTGAAAGGTGTCATTAACCTGCGGGGAAATGTGACTCCGGTCATTGACCTGCGAAGTAAATTGGGTCTTGGCCAGGCGAAATATACGGACTATTCACGGATTATCATTGCAAAATACGAAGAAGTTGAAATGGGTCTGATTGTGGACGAGACAAGTGACGTAATGGATATTCAGCCAGATGCGATCGAGGCGCCATCAACCCTTCAATTTAATAGGGATTTCTTCGGCGGAGTCGCGAAAATCGATGGCCGCCTGATTACCCTCCTAAAACTGCCTGAGTTCATGAAAGATACATTGGGCGACACAATCAAATCTTAA